In one Hyphomicrobium sp. 99 genomic region, the following are encoded:
- the sufB gene encoding Fe-S cluster assembly protein SufB, producing the protein MAAVQETIDHVRKIDVDQYKYGFETLIDSIQAPKGLDESTVRYISAKKGEPEWLLTWRLEAFTRWKAMTEPTWAKVHYPKIDFQDLYYYSAPKSTEGPKSLAEVDPELLETYKKLGIPLKEQEILAGVTGSRVAVDAVFDSVSVVTTFKDELKKAGVIFCSISEAVREHPELVKKYLGSVVPQSDNYYAALNSAVFSDGSFVYVPEGVRCPMELSTYFRINAKQTGQFERTLIIADRGAYVSYLEGCTAPMRDENQLHAAVVELVALDDAEIKYSTVQNWYPGDAQGKGGIYNFVTKRGDCRGHHSKISWTQVETGSAITWKYPSCILRGDYSRGEFYSIAVSNGYQQVDSGTKMIHLGKNSSSRIISKGIAAGYSQNTYRGLVSAHRKATGVRNFTNCDSLLIGDKCGAHTVPYIEAKNSSAHFEHEATTSKISDDMLFYCRQRGLSSEEAVALVVNGFVRDVLQQLPMEFMAESQKLIGISLEGSVG; encoded by the coding sequence AGCATCCAGGCGCCGAAAGGCCTCGATGAATCGACCGTGCGCTACATCTCGGCCAAGAAGGGCGAACCGGAGTGGCTTCTGACTTGGAGGCTCGAAGCGTTCACTCGCTGGAAGGCGATGACGGAGCCGACTTGGGCTAAGGTCCACTATCCGAAGATCGATTTTCAGGATCTCTATTACTACTCGGCGCCGAAATCGACCGAGGGTCCGAAGAGCCTTGCCGAAGTCGATCCGGAGCTGCTCGAGACCTATAAAAAGCTCGGCATTCCGCTCAAGGAGCAGGAAATTCTTGCGGGCGTGACGGGATCGCGCGTCGCGGTCGATGCCGTGTTCGACAGCGTGTCGGTCGTCACGACGTTCAAGGACGAACTAAAGAAGGCCGGCGTGATTTTCTGCTCGATCTCGGAAGCCGTGCGCGAGCACCCCGAACTCGTGAAGAAGTATCTCGGGTCGGTCGTTCCGCAGTCGGACAACTATTATGCGGCGCTGAACTCGGCCGTGTTCTCCGACGGCTCGTTCGTCTACGTGCCGGAAGGCGTGCGCTGCCCGATGGAGCTTTCGACGTACTTCCGCATCAATGCGAAGCAGACGGGACAGTTCGAACGCACGCTGATCATCGCCGATCGCGGGGCGTACGTTTCGTATCTCGAAGGTTGCACCGCGCCGATGCGCGACGAAAACCAGCTGCACGCGGCTGTCGTCGAACTCGTGGCGCTTGATGATGCCGAGATCAAATACTCGACGGTTCAGAACTGGTATCCGGGCGACGCTCAGGGCAAGGGCGGCATCTATAACTTCGTGACGAAGCGCGGCGACTGCCGCGGCCATCATTCGAAGATTTCGTGGACGCAGGTCGAGACGGGTTCCGCCATTACGTGGAAGTATCCGAGCTGCATCCTGCGCGGCGACTATTCGCGCGGCGAGTTCTATTCGATCGCGGTTTCGAACGGCTATCAGCAGGTCGACAGCGGAACGAAGATGATCCATCTCGGCAAGAACTCGTCGAGCCGCATCATCTCGAAGGGCATCGCGGCGGGTTATTCGCAGAATACGTATCGCGGTCTCGTGTCGGCGCACCGGAAGGCGACGGGCGTTCGCAACTTCACGAACTGCGACTCGCTGCTGATCGGCGACAAGTGCGGTGCGCACACCGTGCCCTACATCGAAGCCAAGAATTCGAGCGCGCACTTCGAGCACGAGGCGACGACGTCGAAGATCTCGGACGACATGCTGTTCTACTGCCGCCAGCGCGGTCTTTCGTCGGAGGAGGCGGTGGCGCTCGTTGTCAACGGTTTCGTTCGCGACGTGCTGCAGCAGCTGCCGATGGAGTTCATGGCCGAATCCCAGAAGCTGATCGGCATCTCGCTTGAAGGCTCGGTCGGCTAA